The genomic DNA ATCTCGCAAGCTGAATCGCGCCAGCTCGATGCTTGCCGTTGAGCTACTGTCCCGCTGCGCAGATGCGGCGGGGGCTGCCCCTCTCAAATCACCTTGCAAACAGCGCAGCGCGCGGGAATGCTGCGCTGTCACGACCGCCAGCCGGGCATTGGCCCAGTCCAGGCAACTGGATAATGATGTGCCGGCCATGCGAATGGCGATGAGCATTACTCCCCATTGCAAGCCGCTGCGTAATAAAGCTGAGTAATTGCGCCGGCGGCAAATGCCACCCGACTTTTTAGGCCCTCCTTGGTCAGGGTATATCCAGGCAAGCACCGCGCGCAAAATGCTTTGCGTCGCTTCGTATATCCCCTCAATGCGATGACCGCCAGCACTTCATTGATGACGGTTCAAGCTTGATCGACGATATCTCGCGCCGACAGAACAGAACCATGACCAATGCGCCGTACCGGAATCAACGGACGGCTTCTCTTATCAGCTTAAGATTGGAGGCATCATGAGCGCAATTACCGGACGTACCCTGTCAAAACCAAGTGGCCCGTATTGGTACTGGACCGAGCTTGGCCCGGAACGTGTGAATCTGAATGCGGGAACGGTCCATCTTCCCCCGGGGCGTTACGAGGCGCTGTGGGATTTCCGCGGCAATAGCGGCGAGAAGCTTGAGTTCGAGCTCGTCGCGGACGACGGCACGGTATTGTTGAAGGTGACGCGCACGATACCCGAGGGCGAGCTGGACGACTGGGGCAATCAGTTTTTCACCGTGCGGGCCTGATCATGGGAGCGCGCCCCAGCCACCTGGCGGCCGTCATGGCAGGCGCGGCGATGCTGTCGCCCGCCTGTTTTGGCCAGGCCAGTCCACCCAAGGTCGATCTTCCCGCGGTCGGCTACCGGGCCGAGGTGAGGTCCGCCGTATCGTCGCCTGGCGCCCAGCTTTCGGCCACGAACGAGAGTTCAAGTGTCTCGCTGAAATTATCCAGCGAGCCCCGCACGACGCTTGCCGCCAGCGTGGACCAGGCGGGATTCGCCACCTGGTCGAACTGGAGCGTGAAGGCCGAAGCGCCTCTCAAGAAAGGCGAGCAGCAGCACGATTTGCTGCACCAGGATGGCTGGGGCAATTCAACATCAATCGGTGTCGATTACATCGTCTTTCTCACGCGCCAGTCAGCCAGAGATAAAGCGGCATCAGAGAAGTACTGCCAAATTGGCCAAGCGGCCCGCTTCGAAGCAGAAAAACGCCAGCTGCCGGCTGGCACGAGCGAAGCGGATTTAAAACAGAAGATCGAGGCCGACGGCTGCCTCGTCGATAATATCCGAAAATATGCTCCGCATTTACTCGAGGCCGTTCGTGCGGCAAATGGCTACCCTCAGGCAGGCGGTTTTCTTCTGGGCGTTTCGGGGGCGCTGGAATTCAAGAACGCCAAATACTATCTGCCCGACACGTTGGCAAAGCAGGAAGAAAACAAGCGGCCATGGTCGATAGCGCTTACCGCTGGCTGGAATCCGCAACGTGTCGAAAAACTGCTGCTGCTGTTCCGTGCGGAGCACAAGCGCAGCTATGAGGACGAGGAAGCGGTGACGCGCTGCCCGGTTGCCGGCACCACGCCCACCGTCGTCTGCGTTACCGGGTCGTTCGGGCCACCCAGCTTCTCGAAGAGTAACGTCGTTTCATTCGAGAGCCGCTACCTGTTCGACAAATTTGCCATTGCCGCGATTGTCTCCCGCAATGTCAGCAAGAACGTGACCACGGTCGAAGTCCCGGTCTACCTGTTCGGCAATGACAAGGTGCCCTGGAACGGCGGCGTGCGGCTGGCCTGGGACAGCAAGGACAAGGACCTCAAGGCCGGCGTCTTCGTCGGCGTGCCATTCAGCTTTTTCTGATGTTCTGAAGGTGTTCGGAAAGCTTGCCGCACCAGCCCGAACGCGCATGGGTGGTGCGGCATGCGGCAGCCGCTTGCCGAGGCGAGTGGCTGGCTGTGCGCGGCACGTCATGGTCAGCGGTGCCGGCCCGCGGGCCCTGTGCCCTGTCGTAAACGTCCCAGCAGCGCCCTTCTGCGGGCAAGCGGACGCTGCACCACGCTCACCTCAACAGGAGGCATCATGCCCTCGTTCCACATCGTTTCACGCTTCAGCGTGCCGGCCATTTTCCTCGCTGCCCTGTGCTGCCTGTTCCCGCCGTCAGCCGTGGCGGAGCCTTGCATCGGCAAGGACCACCCCCCAGGCTGCACGGGGCAGGTGCCGGAGCCAAAACCTGTCGATCAAAAAAGTGCGGACTCGAAACAGGCGGCCGCGCCACCGAACCAGATCGTGAAGGCCGTGTATTCGCTCGATACATTCAAGTATTGCCATGCCAAGCACTGGAAGAGTGATCCGGCGGCCGCTTGCAACGGCGCTCCGCCGGCGCCCGAGAATGCGCTGACCGGTGCCGGCGACATTGTCGCCGCCCTGGATGCCGTCGCGTATGACGCGGCCGTGGCTTATGCCGCAAAAGCGGGCGCGACGCAGTTCGTGTACTTCAACGGCGTGGAGTTGAAAGATGAAACGCAGCTCACGCTGGAGAATCGCTTCGGTGGCAATGTGTACGTCCGGATTCACCTGATGCCGAAAGAGAAGGCCAAGCTGCTGTGGGCCGCCATCATCCGGGAAGAAAGCATCACCGGATCGGTGCCCCTGCGCGTGGGTTTCGGCTGGAATGGTGGCGGTGCCACCAGCACGACCACTTATGTCGGGTCCCACGACCCGAGAATCGCCGTCAGCGACCCGGCGCACCTGATCGGGGCGATTGGCGCGGTTGCGCTGATCGTCGGATTCGCCCTTGCATTCGGCGCGCACACCAACATTCTGCGCGATCGCTATCCGCGCGAGCTAACGCGTGTCGTCGCCGAGGCGCGAGCGCTGCGGCGGCAGCTCGATCGCTTGTCGATCGAGGGCAAGAGCAAGCTGTTGAGCGCCGCGTATCCGGCGTACGTCCGTGGTCCTGATGGCTATGATGTCGCCTGTCGCCATGCCGGCGATGCCGCGTTGCGCGATCCGGCCGCCGCCCCGGTGACGCCCGAACTGACGATCGGATTGGCGGAGTCGGATATTTCATACAGCCTGACGCGCATCCAGTTGTTCGCCTGGTTCCTGTTCGCCATCTCCGCCGGCATCTATTTCTGGTTCTTGCTGGGCGAACTACCGGCCATCGACAATTCCATCCTCGGCTTGCTCGGCATTAGCGCGGGCACGGCCGGCGTTTCGTGGGCCGTCGATGCCAGCGACAAGGCGGCAGTGAAGCAACCCAACGCCGGATTCTCCCAGGGTTTGCTTTCCGATATGACGAGAAGTGCCGAGGACAAGGATGAGATACACCGCTTCCAGGCGGTCGTCGTCAACGTTCTGCTGCTGGCGATCGGCATCGTGCACGTCGTGCGCAGTATCTCCTATCCCACATTCGACCCTACCTGGCTGATTTTCCTGACCATTAGTGGCGCGACGTTTGCCCTTGGCAAGCAGATGAACGAAAAAAAATAGGCGCTGTGCCCGGGTGCTCACGAACTTGCCAGGGCACGCACGGTCTTGGCCATCAGTCAGCTAACTGACCGGGAGGCACCATGGACTCGCGGCAATTCCACGCACTGGCTTGGTCGAGCACCCGTCGGTCGATCAGCGGGTGCCCGCCTCGCTGCCTGGGGCGCTTTGAAACCGGTCCCGATACAACGCCGGCGTCACCCCGAACGTGCGCCGGAACAAGGCGATAAACGTGCTGGCCGTCGAATAACCCAGCTCCAGCGCGATGCGGGTCACCGGCACTTCCTCGGCCAGCATCTCCAGCGCCCGCATCAGCCGTGCCCGCTGGCGCCAGGCGGTGAACGTGAACCCGGTCTCGCTGGCGAAACGGCGGCTCAGCGAACGGTCGCTGATGGCCGCCCAGCGCGCCCACTCTTCCAGGCCGCGGCCATCGGCCGGATCGTCCAGCAAGGCCTGCGCGATGCGCAGCAGCCTCGCGTCGCGCGGCAGGGGCAAGCCCAGCGGGTCGGCCGGCAAGCTGCCGATCTCGTCCAGGATAACGCCGGCCAGCCGCCCGGCAGGCGCATCGAACGGCCCCGGCGGCCAGCTGGCGGCACGCAAGGTCGCCTCGCGCAGCAGGCTGGACATGCGGATGGCGCACGGCGCCGCTGGCAAGGTCGCGCAAGCTGGTTCGGCCACGTAGACGGCAAACCCGTGGAACGGCCCATGCGAGCGAGCCCAATGCACGCGATGCGGCGGCACCCAGATGGCGTGCGTGGTCGGCACCACCCAGACGCCTTCGTCGACGCCAATGGTCAGCAGGCCGCGCATCGAGCCGAACAGTTGGCCGCGGCAGTGCTGGTGCCGACCGCTGCTGCGCTCCGTCTCCTGTTTCGCCGCCGCGACGATGAGCACGGGGCCGTCGGAAGTGTTGATCAGTGCTGGGTCGAGGGTTTCGTCGGCCATTGGCGTCAAATCGATATAAGTTGGCTCGCCAATTGTACAGCCGCCAATGCTGCTGACTCTACACTGGGGCTCCCTCGACATCGCAGGAGTCTTCAATGCCCGACCTCGACACCCTTCCCCGTCCCGATCTCGACGCGCTGTACGATCCACCTGCCGAGCGCATCCAGAAAGCCGTGCTGGACCGACTGATCGACTTCCACCGCGACTATCTTGCTGTCGCCACGTTCTTCTGCCTCGCCACCGGCAGCACACGGGGCCTGGATGCGTCGCCGCGCGGCGGGCCGCCGGGCTTCGTCCAGGCGCTGGACGACCAACATGTCGCCTTTGCCGACTGGCCCGGCAACAACCGCATCGAGTCGCTGCGCAACCTCGAGCAGGACGACCGCGTCGGCATGCTGTTCCTGTTTCCCGGGCTGGACATCTTCATGCGCATCAACGGCCGCGCCAGGGCGACGACGGACGAAGCGCTGCTGGCACGGCTGGCCGAAGGCGGCAAGCGGCCCAAGACGGCGACAGTCGTCGCGATCGACGAGGTGTTGTTCCATTGCGGCAAGGCGATCAACCGAGCCGGGCTTTGGCGCGCCGATCGCCACCTCGACCGCGCGGCATTGCCGACGCCAGGGCGCATGGTGGAATCGCTGAACGCGGCTGCGCAGGGGCGGTCGGTCGATGCCGCCGCCGCCGCCCAGCTCGACACACACTACAGCCACGCCGTGCGCCACAACCTGTACGGCTGATCGACTACGAGGCGGGGGCGCTTTTCGTCTTGCGCCGGGCGGGTGCGCTGTCGGGCGCGTCGGTGCTCGCCTTGGCGGCCGTCTTGCGCGCCGCCGGCTTGCGCGCGGCCGCTACCTTGGCCGATGCCTTGGCCGATGCCTTGGCAGGCGCCGCGGCAGCAGCGGCCGCCTGGCCGCCCGCCGCCGTCACCTCCCCTGCCGCCGCCAGGTCCAGCTCGATCCAGGTCGGCGCATGGTCGCTGGGCTTTTCGCGCCCGCGCACGTCACGATCGACGCCGGCCGCCTTCAACGCGGGCGCCAGCGCGGGACTGAGCAGCAGATGGTCGATGCGCAGGCCCGCATCGCGGCCATACGCGTTGCGGAAATAATCCCAGAAGGTGTAGATCTTCTCGCCCGGATGCATCGTCCTGAGCGAATCGGTCCAGCCCTGCGCGACCAGGCGGTGGAAGGCTTCCCGCGTCTCGGGGCGGAACAGCGCATCGTCCAGCCAGCGCTCCGGCTTGTAGACGTCCAGCTCGGTCGGCATCACATTGAAGTCGCCCGCCAACACCACTTTCGCGCCGGTCGCCAGCAGCTGTTCGCCGCGCCGGATCAAGCGCTCGAACCACTTCAGCTTGTAGTCGAACTTGGGGCCAGGCGCCGGGTTGCCGTTCGGCAGATACAGGCAGGCGATGACGACGTCGTGCACGACCGCCTCGATGTAACGGCTCTGCTCGTCCTCCGGGTCGCCCGGCAGGCCGCGGCCGATCTCTTGCGGCATCGTGCCGCGGGCCAGGATGGCGACGCCGTTCCAGCTCTTCTGGCCGTGCCAGATGGCCTCGTAGCCGGCCGCGCGGATGGCTTCCAGCGGAAACTTTTCCTGCGGCGCCTTCAATTCCTGCAGGCAGGCGACATCCGGCTGTTTTTCTTCCAGCCATTGCAGCAGGGCCGGCAGGCGGCTGCCGATGCCGTTGACGTTGAATGTGGCGATGCGCATGCGTTCTCCATGATGTGGCAAGTCTTGCCGACCCATATTGTGACCTCGGCGGGCCTTGCACTGCCGCACAAATGACGCGAGCGCTGGCATGTCCCCGCCGCGTTTTGTCGAAATTCTTTACATGCTGAGCCAGGTCAATATGCAAACCATTGATTTGCAATGGTTCACGTTGCCGGGCACGCACTTTGCTTTTCCTCAAGGACATCTCTCTTGGGGAACGCAATGAAGACCTTCATCACGAAAATAATGGGCCTGGCAACCATGGCGGCAAGCTTGCTGGCGGCGCCGCTGGCCCATGCCGTGCCGTTCAGCCTGACGATGCAGACGGACGGCTTCGGCTATATGTTCGGCAACGACGCGACACCGCTGCCCGGTCCGCTCAATGTCAGCAATTTCCTGTCGGTGCGCAATCCCCAGCTGGACGATCCCGCCGCCGACATCCAGTCCATCATCCGCTTCGACACCAGCGCGCTGACGCCGTTGTTGACGTCCGGCCAGCCGCTGGTCGTCAATTCGGCCCGGCTGCAGCTGGACTTCCTCGGCCAGGGCGGCGAGCCCACCACGACCCGACTGAACGCCGGCCTGGGCGGCACCGACAGCTGGACCCAGGCCAGCTCCTCCACCGAACTGTGGAACAATTACACCCAGGTGCTGGGCAATACGCTGTTCGTCGCCGGCACGCCGGAAGGCCTGGTGGACATCGACCTGCCGGGCCTGTCCATCGACGATTTCGGCAACGACGAGCTGCTGTCCTTGCTGCTGTTCGCGGACGAGAACCTCGGCCCCGCCTTCAACGAGCTGTTCTTCGGGGCCGGCGACACGCCAAGCGGCACCACCGGCGCGGCGCCGCGCTTGATCCTGGACATCTCCGTGCGCGGCGCCGAAGTGCCGGAGCCAGGTTCGCTGCTGCTGGTCGCCCTGGGCCTGGGTGCCTGTGCCGTCGTGCGCCGCCGCCGCACCTGAAGCGACAAGGCGGGCGGCGCTGGTGTAGAGTACGCATCGTCCAGACAGGAGACCCGATGCAATCCACCACGTTCCGCCCGCCACACCGGCTTGCCGCCGCCCTCCATGCCAGCCGCCCCGCCGCTAGTGCGGAGGACCCCTACCTGTGGCTGGAGGAGGTCGACGGCGATGCCGCCCTGGCCTGGGTCGGCGAACGCAATACGGTGGCGCTGGCGGAACTGCAGGGCGACCCCGGCTACCCGGCGCTGCGCGAGCGCCTGCAGACCATCCTGGACAGCAAGGAACGCATCGCCTACGTGCGCAAGCACGGCCAGTTCCTGTATAACTTCTGGCGCGATGCCGAGCACGTGCGCGGCCTGTGGCGACGCACCACCCTGGAGCAGTATCGCGCCGGCACGCCGCAATGGGAAACGGTGATCGACCTCGATGCCCTGGCGCAAGAGGAAGACGAGAATTGGGTATGGCAAGGCGTGTCGTCGCTGTACCCTGACGGTAATAGATGCCTGATCTCGCTGTCGCGCGGCGGTGGCGACGCGGCCGTGGTGCGCGAATTCGACGTTGCCACGCGGCGTTTCGTCACGGAGGGCTTCAACCTGCCGGAAGCGAAAAGCGCGCTGGCCTGGATCGATGCCGACACGGTGTTCGTCTCGACCGATTTCGGCCCTGGCTCGATGACGGCCTCGGGCTATCCGCGCATCGTCAAGCAATGGCGCCGCGGCACGCCGCTGGCCGCCGCGCAAACGCTGTTCGAGGCCGGTCCGGACGACCTGGGCGTCGGCGCCTACAAGGATTTCACGCCCGGCCACAGCCACCAGTTCATCTCGCGCCAGATCGATTTCTACAGTAGCGAGCTGTTCCTGCGCGACGGCGCCGCGCTCATCAAGATCGACAAGCCGGCCGACGCCAATGCCTACACGGTACGCGACCAGCTCGTCGTCGAGCTGCGCTCGGCCTGGACGGTGGACGGCGGCACCTATCCGCAGGGCGCGCTGCTGGCCATTGGCCTGCGCGACTTCCTGGCTGGTGGGCGCCAGTTCGACACCTTGTTCCAGCCCACGGCCACCTCCTCGCTGGATGGGGTCGCGGCCACCCGCTCGACCCTGCTGCTGAACGAGCTGGACAGCGTACGCAACCGCCTGGTCGAACTGCGCCACGTGGACGGCGCCTGGCAACGCCGGGTGGTGGCGACACCCGCGTTCGGCACGCTGGAAGTGGCGCCACTGGACGATATCGCCTCCGACCAGTATTTCCTGACCGTAAATGATTTTCTCCACCCGACCACCCTGTACCTGGCCGAGACGGGCAGCGACACGCGCCTGCCGCTGCGTGCGCTGCCGGGCTTCTTCGACGCGGACCGGCTGATCGTCGAGCAACACCATGCCACGTCGCCCGACGGCACGGCCGTGCCCTACTTCGTCGTGCGCGGGCGCGATATCGAGCTGGACGGCAGCAATCCGACGGTGCTGTACGGCTACGGCGGCTTCGAGGTCTCGCTGAAGCCCTTCTACAGCGGTGTGACGGGCGCCGCCTGGCTGAGCCAGGGGGGCGTCTACGTGCTGGCCAATATCCGCGGCGGCGGCGAGTTCGGCCCGCGTTGGCACCAGGCCGCGCTGAAGGCGCAACGCCAGCGCGCCTTTGACGATTTCATCGCCGTGGCCGAGGACGTCATCGCACGCAAGCTGACTAGCCCGCGCCACCTGGGCATCATGGGCGGCAGCAATGGCGGCCTGCTGGTCGGCGCGGCCATGACGCAACGGCCGGACCTGTTCGGCGCCGTCGTCTGCCAGGTACCGCTGCTGGACATGCGCCGCTACAGCAAGCTGCTGGCCGGCGCCTCCTGGATGGGCGAATATGGCGATCCGGACGATCCGGCCCAATGGGATTTCATCCAGCGCTACTCGCCCTACCACAACGTCCAGCCCGGCACGCGGTACCCGCGCGTGTTGTTTACCACCTCGACCCGCGACGACCGTGTCCACCCCGGCCATGCCCGCAAGATGGTGGCGCGCATGCAGGAACAGGGCCACGACGTGCTGTACTGGGAAAATACCGAGGGCGGCCATGCCGGCGCGGCCAATAACGACCAGCAGGCAAGGATGTGGGCGTTGACGTACACGTTCCTGCGGCGCCAGTTGGCTTAACCCAACGGTGACAGGCGCCTGTACGCGAGCTTAACCCAACGGTGACAGGCACCTATCTGCGGGTCGAAGACCCGCAGATAGGTGCCTGTCACCACGGGTCTCACCACAGCGCACCCAATCGTGCGCGCAGGAAATTCCACTCTGCCGTATGCTAGGAAATTGTTTCCTATTTTTATGGCATTGTTGCTAAACTGAGTGCTTGCCTGACGGCGTTTCCGCTTGACTGGTGCCAGCACAGGCGTATCGTCTGACGGGCAGCAAGCGGATCGATCTGGCGCAATAGAGCGGTGTGTCGTGCATACTCCCAAAGTTCTTGTCCTGAACGGCCATCCGGCATCCGTGCCGGCGCCTCGGCACAGGCTGGCTGGCGCTGCCCGCCGGCCTGCGCACGTCCGTCGCTCCCATCATCATCCCATACCGCCACTACCGCCGGCCGCGCGCGCCGGCCATCACCACATCTGTATAAATAGAGGGAAGCGTCAATGAACGACATGACCGAACTGCCCGAGGAACTGGACCTGAAGCTGATCCTGTCCACCTTGATGGCATTGAAAAAAGGCGATTTCTCCGCGCGCATGCCGTCCGACTGGACGGGCGTGTCCGGCAAGATCGCCGACACGCTGAACGACATCATCGAGACCAACGAGCGCATCGTGCGCAACGTCACCGAGGTCAGCCGCGTGGTGGGTCGCGAAGGCCGCCTGACCCAGCGCGCGCCCGTCACCAACGTGTCGGGCGGCTGGGCCACCATCATCAGCGCCGTCAACACGCTGATCGACGACCTGGTGCGCCCCACCACCGAGATGGCCCGCGTCATCGGCGCGGTGGCGAAAGGCGACCTGTCGCAGACGATGGCGCTGGAAGTGGACGGTCATCCGCTGAAGGGCCAGTACCTGCGCGCCGCCACCACCGCCAACACGATGGTGGAGCAGCTGCTGTCGTTCTCCTCCGAGGTCACGCGCGTCGCGCGCGAGGTCGGGACGGAAGGTAAACTCGGGGGCAAGCACAGGTGAAAGGCGTGGCCGGTACCTGGAAGGACTTGACCGACTCGGTCAACTCGATGGCGGGTAACCTGACGTCGCAGGTGCGTAACATCGCGGAAGTGACGACGGCGGTGGCGAACGGCGACTTGTCGAAGAAGATCACGGTGGACGTGCGCGGCGAGATCCTGCAGCTGAAGGACACCATCAACGTCATGGTGGACCAG from Pseudoduganella armeniaca includes the following:
- a CDS encoding MSMEG_1061 family FMN-dependent PPOX-type flavoprotein, producing MPDLDTLPRPDLDALYDPPAERIQKAVLDRLIDFHRDYLAVATFFCLATGSTRGLDASPRGGPPGFVQALDDQHVAFADWPGNNRIESLRNLEQDDRVGMLFLFPGLDIFMRINGRARATTDEALLARLAEGGKRPKTATVVAIDEVLFHCGKAINRAGLWRADRHLDRAALPTPGRMVESLNAAAQGRSVDAAAAAQLDTHYSHAVRHNLYG
- a CDS encoding helix-turn-helix domain-containing protein, yielding MADETLDPALINTSDGPVLIVAAAKQETERSSGRHQHCRGQLFGSMRGLLTIGVDEGVWVVPTTHAIWVPPHRVHWARSHGPFHGFAVYVAEPACATLPAAPCAIRMSSLLREATLRAASWPPGPFDAPAGRLAGVILDEIGSLPADPLGLPLPRDARLLRIAQALLDDPADGRGLEEWARWAAISDRSLSRRFASETGFTFTAWRQRARLMRALEMLAEEVPVTRIALELGYSTASTFIALFRRTFGVTPALYRDRFQSAPGSEAGTR
- the xth gene encoding exodeoxyribonuclease III; protein product: MRIATFNVNGIGSRLPALLQWLEEKQPDVACLQELKAPQEKFPLEAIRAAGYEAIWHGQKSWNGVAILARGTMPQEIGRGLPGDPEDEQSRYIEAVVHDVVIACLYLPNGNPAPGPKFDYKLKWFERLIRRGEQLLATGAKVVLAGDFNVMPTELDVYKPERWLDDALFRPETREAFHRLVAQGWTDSLRTMHPGEKIYTFWDYFRNAYGRDAGLRIDHLLLSPALAPALKAAGVDRDVRGREKPSDHAPTWIELDLAAAGEVTAAGGQAAAAAAAPAKASAKASAKVAAARKPAARKTAAKASTDAPDSAPARRKTKSAPAS
- a CDS encoding PEP-CTERM sorting domain-containing protein gives rise to the protein MKTFITKIMGLATMAASLLAAPLAHAVPFSLTMQTDGFGYMFGNDATPLPGPLNVSNFLSVRNPQLDDPAADIQSIIRFDTSALTPLLTSGQPLVVNSARLQLDFLGQGGEPTTTRLNAGLGGTDSWTQASSSTELWNNYTQVLGNTLFVAGTPEGLVDIDLPGLSIDDFGNDELLSLLLFADENLGPAFNELFFGAGDTPSGTTGAAPRLILDISVRGAEVPEPGSLLLVALGLGACAVVRRRRT
- a CDS encoding prolyl oligopeptidase family serine peptidase, translated to MQSTTFRPPHRLAAALHASRPAASAEDPYLWLEEVDGDAALAWVGERNTVALAELQGDPGYPALRERLQTILDSKERIAYVRKHGQFLYNFWRDAEHVRGLWRRTTLEQYRAGTPQWETVIDLDALAQEEDENWVWQGVSSLYPDGNRCLISLSRGGGDAAVVREFDVATRRFVTEGFNLPEAKSALAWIDADTVFVSTDFGPGSMTASGYPRIVKQWRRGTPLAAAQTLFEAGPDDLGVGAYKDFTPGHSHQFISRQIDFYSSELFLRDGAALIKIDKPADANAYTVRDQLVVELRSAWTVDGGTYPQGALLAIGLRDFLAGGRQFDTLFQPTATSSLDGVAATRSTLLLNELDSVRNRLVELRHVDGAWQRRVVATPAFGTLEVAPLDDIASDQYFLTVNDFLHPTTLYLAETGSDTRLPLRALPGFFDADRLIVEQHHATSPDGTAVPYFVVRGRDIELDGSNPTVLYGYGGFEVSLKPFYSGVTGAAWLSQGGVYVLANIRGGGEFGPRWHQAALKAQRQRAFDDFIAVAEDVIARKLTSPRHLGIMGGSNGGLLVGAAMTQRPDLFGAVVCQVPLLDMRRYSKLLAGASWMGEYGDPDDPAQWDFIQRYSPYHNVQPGTRYPRVLFTTSTRDDRVHPGHARKMVARMQEQGHDVLYWENTEGGHAGAANNDQQARMWALTYTFLRRQLA